Proteins from a single region of Candidatus Binatia bacterium:
- a CDS encoding DUF192 domain-containing protein, whose translation MLAVLAIAIALLASCRPTAGDHVVLEPKSGDPVTVTVEVVATPQARQLGLMYRDELGPNSGMLFLFPAAQPLSFWMRNTKIPLDILYLADDGRILNIHERTTPFSEKGLPSAGPSRIVLEVDGGFCAEHEIAAGDYVRLGDLDSRAVR comes from the coding sequence GTGCTCGCGGTTCTCGCGATCGCGATCGCGCTCCTTGCGAGCTGCCGACCCACGGCCGGCGATCACGTCGTCCTCGAACCCAAGAGTGGCGATCCGGTCACCGTCACAGTCGAAGTCGTCGCGACTCCCCAGGCCCGCCAGCTGGGCCTCATGTATCGCGATGAGCTCGGCCCGAACTCCGGGATGCTCTTTCTCTTCCCGGCCGCGCAGCCGCTGTCGTTCTGGATGCGCAATACGAAGATTCCGCTCGACATCCTCTACCTCGCGGACGACGGCCGGATTCTGAACATCCACGAGCGCACGACGCCGTTCTCGGAGAAAGGCCTGCCCAGCGCGGGGCCGTCACGGATCGTCCTCGAGGTCGATGGCGGCTTCTGCGCCGAGCATGAGATCGCCGCCGGAGACTACGTTCGGCTCGGGGACCTCGACTCGCGGGCCGTTCGCTAA
- a CDS encoding ABC transporter permease subunit, whose translation MAAYFARRFLLMIPTFLGITLLVFAITRMVPGGPIEQMILKTQMAATQEGGSSGTSTGSGSGIPQEVLEQLKAHYHFDKPILVAYGLWLKDLLTLNLGKSYKYNTPVLETITGRFRVSMYFGLIGFFLAYLICIPLGIRKAIKHGGIFDVTSSVVVFMGYSIPGWALGAVLLVLLGGGSFWDVFPLGGFESSDYADLSLWGKVKDRAYHTVLPVMAYMVGSFATLTILMKNSLMENLGQDYVRTAFAKGLSEQRVIFVHAFRNSLIPLCTGLGHAVGLVMAGSYLIEKVFNIDGLGYLGYTSVIDRDYAVVMGVLVFNTFLVLLGNILSDVLYVLVDPRIRFN comes from the coding sequence ATGGCCGCCTACTTCGCTCGCCGCTTTCTGCTGATGATCCCGACGTTCCTCGGGATCACACTTCTGGTCTTCGCGATCACCCGTATGGTTCCCGGTGGGCCGATCGAGCAGATGATCCTGAAGACGCAGATGGCCGCGACCCAAGAGGGCGGCAGCAGTGGCACCTCGACCGGATCCGGATCCGGGATCCCGCAAGAAGTGCTCGAGCAACTGAAGGCGCACTACCACTTCGACAAGCCCATCCTCGTTGCCTACGGCTTGTGGCTGAAGGATCTTCTGACCCTCAACCTCGGGAAGTCGTACAAGTACAACACACCGGTTCTCGAGACGATCACCGGGCGCTTTCGCGTCAGCATGTACTTCGGGTTGATCGGCTTCTTCCTCGCTTATCTGATCTGCATCCCACTCGGGATCCGGAAAGCGATCAAGCACGGCGGGATCTTCGACGTCACCAGTAGCGTCGTCGTCTTCATGGGGTACTCGATCCCCGGATGGGCGTTGGGCGCCGTTCTCCTGGTGCTACTGGGCGGCGGGAGCTTCTGGGACGTCTTCCCCCTCGGCGGGTTCGAGTCCAGCGACTACGCGGACCTGAGCCTCTGGGGGAAGGTGAAGGATCGGGCGTACCACACCGTCCTTCCGGTGATGGCTTACATGGTCGGCAGCTTCGCCACGCTCACGATCCTGATGAAGAACTCCCTCATGGAGAACCTCGGACAGGACTACGTCCGGACGGCGTTCGCCAAGGGACTCTCCGAGCAGCGAGTGATCTTCGTGCATGCCTTCCGGAACTCACTGATTCCCCTGTGCACCGGGCTCGGGCATGCCGTCGGGCTCGTGATGGCGGGGAGCTACCTCATCGAGAAGGTCTTCAACATCGATGGCCTCGGCTACCTAGGCTACACGTCCGTCATCGACCGAGACTACGCGGTCGTGATGGGCGTACTCGTCTTCAATACGTTCCTCGTCCTGCTCGGGAACATTCTGTCCGACGTGTTGTACGTGCTCGTGGATCCGAGGATCCGCTTCAACTGA
- a CDS encoding MBOAT family O-acyltransferase: MTFNSWSYAAFLLTAVVLRFIVPRALVGPLLLALSFGFYAWGAPGDLLVLLPLVGAVHFIARQAAPGRPSGGRWLAAGVTLSVGLLAYYKYQGLAVESANYVSALLGTPLAWLPPQTIAPLGISFFVFLLIHYLVEVHRGNVAPLAARDEALFVLFFPTVVSGPLKRAEDFAPQTQDPARPQASDLHEGLSRIVVGLAKKTLVADQIAPLTAPVFSHPAGHDWGDLWLAAYGYAVQIYFDFSAYSDMAIGSARMLRIRVPENFDYPYFRTNIVQFWRHWHMTLTGWITQYVYFPLGGNRRGQTRAYANRFIAMALCGLWHGSAFHFAVWGAYHGLLLNLFHIYQKVRARLLPGRPDGFDHPVARFTSGLFTFHLVTIGWVFFAADLAPAIQIVGRMLLLMEG; encoded by the coding sequence GTGACGTTCAACAGCTGGAGCTATGCCGCGTTCCTCCTGACCGCGGTCGTACTGCGCTTCATCGTTCCGCGCGCACTGGTCGGCCCGCTCCTCCTCGCGCTCAGCTTCGGCTTCTACGCGTGGGGCGCACCGGGCGACCTGCTGGTCCTTCTGCCCCTTGTCGGCGCGGTGCACTTCATCGCGAGACAAGCGGCCCCCGGACGCCCGAGTGGTGGACGTTGGCTCGCCGCCGGTGTCACGCTCTCCGTCGGGCTTCTCGCCTACTACAAGTACCAAGGCCTCGCGGTCGAGAGCGCGAACTACGTGAGTGCGCTCCTCGGGACGCCACTGGCGTGGCTGCCACCACAGACGATCGCGCCACTCGGCATCTCGTTCTTCGTCTTCCTGCTCATTCATTACCTCGTCGAGGTCCACCGGGGGAACGTGGCGCCGCTCGCCGCTCGCGATGAAGCGCTGTTCGTCCTGTTCTTCCCCACCGTCGTATCGGGGCCGCTAAAACGCGCCGAGGACTTCGCGCCACAGACGCAAGACCCGGCGCGACCGCAGGCGAGCGACCTACACGAGGGTCTCTCGCGGATCGTCGTCGGCCTCGCGAAGAAGACGCTCGTCGCGGACCAGATCGCGCCCCTTACCGCACCCGTGTTCTCGCACCCGGCCGGACACGATTGGGGCGATCTCTGGCTCGCCGCCTACGGCTACGCCGTCCAGATCTACTTCGACTTCTCGGCGTACTCTGACATGGCCATCGGCAGCGCACGGATGCTCCGCATCCGAGTTCCGGAGAATTTCGACTACCCCTACTTCCGAACCAACATCGTTCAGTTCTGGCGGCACTGGCACATGACCCTCACAGGCTGGATCACGCAGTACGTCTACTTCCCGCTCGGCGGGAACCGTCGGGGCCAGACACGCGCGTACGCGAACCGCTTCATCGCAATGGCACTCTGCGGGCTGTGGCACGGCTCGGCCTTCCACTTCGCTGTGTGGGGCGCGTACCATGGGCTCTTGCTGAACCTGTTCCACATCTATCAGAAGGTGCGCGCTCGCCTCCTTCCCGGCCGTCCCGACGGCTTCGACCACCCCGTCGCCCGCTTCACGAGCGGGCTGTTCACCTTTCACCTGGTTACGATCGGTTGGGTCTTCTTCGCCGCTGACCTCGCGCCGGCGATCCAGATCGTCGGGCGAATGCTCCTCCTCATGGAAGGATGA
- a CDS encoding 3-deoxy-7-phosphoheptulonate synthase, translated as MIIILKPDVRRDSPAIQEVLDLAARYPGVTARVHVVEGSIRSLMEIYLIGSTQEVPLEPFQDLSAVERVVRISEKYRIIGRHKGQIESEGFQYQGITFDQETLHVAPGLCAVDTREHVDQMFAALQELGIQTSRMGAYKPRTSPYDFQGLGKNCLPYVFESAGKHDIKVIAMEITHESNIDEINAALDEAGSPTGVMVQIGTRNAQNFELLKFVGRQQRFPVLFKRGMGITLEESLNACEYVASEGNSRIILCLRGMKTNLGDPHRNFVDFAHVPTVKRLTRMPVCVDPSHSVGSRAAGQDGLTDIHHATAQGVVAGANLVLVDFHPAPTKALCDGPQALTLDELKPYLEDIAIVREAYEKRRDLAKKTATAARGAGA; from the coding sequence GTGATCATCATCCTCAAGCCCGACGTGCGCCGCGATTCTCCCGCGATTCAAGAGGTGTTGGACCTCGCCGCGCGCTACCCCGGCGTGACCGCCCGAGTCCATGTCGTCGAGGGTTCGATCCGCTCGCTGATGGAGATCTATCTGATCGGCTCCACGCAGGAAGTTCCTCTCGAGCCGTTCCAGGATCTCTCGGCCGTCGAGCGCGTCGTCCGCATCTCGGAGAAGTACCGCATCATCGGTCGTCACAAGGGTCAGATCGAGTCCGAGGGATTCCAGTACCAGGGCATCACGTTCGACCAGGAGACGCTGCACGTGGCGCCGGGCCTCTGCGCCGTCGACACGCGCGAGCACGTGGACCAGATGTTCGCCGCACTGCAGGAACTCGGCATCCAGACGTCCCGCATGGGCGCCTACAAACCGCGCACCAGCCCGTACGACTTCCAGGGACTCGGTAAGAACTGCCTCCCCTACGTCTTCGAGAGCGCCGGCAAGCACGACATCAAAGTGATCGCGATGGAGATCACGCACGAGTCGAACATCGACGAGATCAACGCGGCGCTCGACGAGGCCGGCAGCCCAACCGGCGTGATGGTCCAGATCGGTACGCGCAACGCCCAGAACTTCGAGTTGCTGAAGTTCGTCGGTCGCCAGCAACGCTTTCCCGTTCTGTTCAAGCGCGGAATGGGAATCACGCTCGAGGAATCGCTCAACGCCTGCGAGTACGTCGCGAGCGAGGGTAACAGCCGCATCATCCTCTGCCTGCGCGGCATGAAGACCAATCTCGGCGACCCGCACCGCAACTTCGTCGACTTCGCGCACGTACCGACCGTGAAGCGCCTCACGCGAATGCCCGTCTGCGTCGACCCGTCTCACTCCGTCGGGTCACGTGCCGCCGGGCAAGACGGACTGACGGACATCCACCACGCGACCGCACAGGGCGTCGTGGCGGGCGCCAACCTCGTTCTGGTCGACTTCCATCCGGCGCCGACAAAGGCACTGTGTGACGGCCCTCAGGCCCTCACGCTGGACGAGTTGAAACCCTACCTCGAGGACATCGCGATCGTCCGGGAAGCCTACGAGAAGCGTCGCGACCTGGCGAAAAAGACGGCCACTGCCGCCCGCGGCGCCGGCGCCTGA
- a CDS encoding SGNH/GDSL hydrolase family protein — translation MRLRLLRVLLTGILVAVVAPATAQPLPDSVDRNGDGEIVIACLGDSNTASTWQGVKPGGFEPELGWCEQLLARLEDPRVRILNMGVGGATVSPNIVSDVPADRVFFSGVGQLESVLSTDPVDVVILAFGTNDVLADQNGVPEEIVDNYNRLWRIVRSRGLLGFVIVTPTVFPHPRTGEIRRSLAAIAETNARIDDIFAPRFVLDFELEMGPQHFMDDLHMNAAGQALRASEAHRGVAALGGVTGPRAGVRAVRWSEGHWGLPNPEPEPEPKPAADAARGD, via the coding sequence ATGCGTCTACGCCTCCTACGGGTGCTCCTCACGGGGATCCTGGTCGCGGTTGTTGCGCCGGCGACGGCCCAGCCGCTGCCGGACTCGGTTGACCGGAACGGCGACGGCGAGATCGTGATCGCGTGTCTGGGCGATTCGAATACGGCTTCGACCTGGCAGGGGGTGAAGCCCGGTGGGTTCGAGCCCGAGCTCGGGTGGTGCGAGCAGCTCCTGGCTCGCCTCGAGGATCCTCGCGTCCGGATCCTGAACATGGGCGTGGGTGGTGCGACGGTCAGCCCGAATATCGTATCGGATGTGCCGGCGGACCGGGTCTTCTTCTCGGGCGTGGGGCAACTCGAATCGGTCCTGAGCACCGACCCGGTGGACGTCGTCATCTTGGCCTTCGGCACCAACGACGTCCTCGCGGATCAGAATGGCGTGCCCGAAGAGATCGTGGACAACTACAACCGTCTCTGGCGAATCGTGCGGTCGCGCGGCCTACTCGGTTTCGTCATCGTGACGCCGACGGTCTTCCCGCACCCCCGCACGGGCGAGATCCGCCGATCGCTCGCCGCCATTGCCGAGACGAATGCGCGCATCGACGACATCTTCGCTCCGCGGTTCGTCCTGGACTTCGAGCTGGAGATGGGGCCGCAGCACTTCATGGACGACCTGCACATGAATGCGGCGGGTCAGGCACTCCGCGCGTCGGAGGCGCACCGGGGTGTGGCCGCGCTGGGGGGCGTGACGGGCCCGCGGGCCGGTGTCCGGGCCGTTCGGTGGTCCGAAGGGCACTGGGGGCTGCCGAATCCCGAGCCGGAGCCCGAGCCGAAGCCCGCCGCGGACGCGGCACGCGGTGATTGA
- a CDS encoding ABC transporter permease subunit, whose protein sequence is MPTDVDTQPQSVSVFRRRWQKFRTLRRGWYSFVVLLTCYVTTFFLFLLVNNQAIAVHYDGETYFPAFAAAFEGKVYQAKDFGQRAIGETKYRRLAKEFSEDAASGNWVVMPPYPYSPIESLLRDLPGNPPHAPSLEHWCGTDDRGRDVFARLTYGFRISISFALGVTLLSYLVGMTVGACFGYFGGRVDILGQRFVEIWAALPFLYTIIIISSIIRPNVWLLIALLSAFGWISISFYMRGEFYREKAKDYVAAAIAQGESNFSILFRHILPNSLTPIISFAPFAIVGSISSLVSLDFLGFGLPPPTPSWGELVGQGLANIQKWHLVLFPLGALFGTLLMVVFIGEAVREAFDPKVYSRLR, encoded by the coding sequence ATGCCGACCGACGTCGACACGCAACCGCAGTCGGTGTCGGTCTTCCGCCGACGGTGGCAGAAGTTCCGCACACTCAGGCGTGGCTGGTACAGCTTCGTGGTCCTGCTGACCTGCTACGTGACGACGTTCTTTCTGTTCCTCCTCGTGAACAACCAGGCGATCGCGGTCCACTACGACGGCGAAACCTACTTCCCGGCCTTCGCGGCCGCGTTCGAGGGCAAGGTGTACCAGGCGAAGGACTTCGGCCAACGCGCGATTGGCGAAACGAAGTACCGAAGACTGGCGAAGGAGTTCTCGGAGGACGCGGCGTCGGGCAACTGGGTCGTGATGCCGCCGTACCCGTACTCGCCGATCGAAAGCCTGCTGCGGGACCTACCCGGGAACCCTCCGCACGCGCCGAGCCTCGAGCACTGGTGTGGAACGGACGACCGTGGCCGCGACGTGTTCGCGCGCCTGACCTACGGGTTCCGAATCTCGATCTCGTTCGCGCTCGGCGTCACCCTACTCTCGTACCTGGTGGGGATGACCGTCGGCGCGTGCTTCGGGTACTTCGGCGGCCGCGTCGACATCCTGGGCCAGAGATTCGTCGAGATCTGGGCCGCCCTACCCTTCCTCTATACGATCATCATCATCAGCTCGATCATCCGCCCGAACGTGTGGCTCCTGATCGCACTGCTCTCGGCGTTCGGCTGGATCAGCATCAGCTTCTACATGCGCGGTGAATTCTATCGGGAGAAGGCCAAGGACTACGTTGCAGCAGCCATCGCCCAGGGAGAGTCGAACTTCTCGATCCTCTTCCGGCACATCCTCCCGAACTCCCTCACCCCGATCATCAGCTTCGCGCCGTTCGCGATCGTCGGCAGCATCAGCTCGCTCGTGTCGCTCGACTTTCTCGGCTTCGGGTTGCCCCCGCCGACACCCAGCTGGGGAGAGCTCGTCGGCCAGGGGCTCGCAAACATCCAGAAGTGGCATCTCGTCCTCTTCCCTCTGGGCGCGCTCTTCGGAACCTTGCTGATGGTCGTCTTCATCGGCGAAGCGGTCCGGGAGGCGTTCGATCCCAAGGTCTACTCGCGGCTGCGGTGA
- a CDS encoding ABC transporter substrate-binding protein produces the protein MTRSCPSVLIAFALATGLCLSGCPSAGEDPESAAPPASEPVAAAPKADKGPPAPPPPPAAPISYEIPVATWDWDVDAGDTSVPANQGGPGFTGVGWGTRNEGPVLGSPEAVRGGTARLYLPDWPPTLRQAGENWNTSFNYMAGALLYESLLSMNPFTLQPTPALATHWWVSEDKTTYRFRLNPMARFSNGEEVTANDVVASWKLRVDPGLREPSSVMTFGKLHEPTVLSKYIVEVKVKEESWRNFLYFSGMTVFPASSIGDITGEEYLDRYQFDYVPGSGPYIIHKADIDQGKSITLRRRDDYWDENNPTRRGTYNIENYEYAIVKDPGLAFEKVKKGELDIYTVSKAQWWAEEVPKIDAVKRGMLQPRKIWNDRPMGTSGIAINMQKLGLSDLRVRRALQFLYNRELMIEKLFFGEYSPLDSYYQGGVYQNPDNPHMPYDPLAAVELLEEAGWTEINPAGYRVKDGQELRFNLVYSSSQLEPSLTLFQEDAKQAGFAIDLQLLTPAALWKALQQKEYQLSSIAWGALVFPNPETSFSSDLADKHGNNNITAFKNDRVDALCEEYDTEYDVARRIEIIREVDGLVYEQQPYILGWYLAPLRLLYSNKFKMPAWGIGPLTDGSEEHYLWWIDPEQEKLVDEARRDTSKSLPLLPVENRYWQEWHKHQDG, from the coding sequence ATGACGCGCTCCTGCCCTTCCGTTCTCATCGCCTTCGCCCTCGCGACCGGCCTCTGCCTCAGCGGCTGCCCAAGCGCCGGTGAGGACCCCGAATCGGCCGCACCTCCTGCGAGCGAGCCCGTCGCCGCCGCCCCGAAAGCGGACAAGGGGCCGCCGGCACCACCGCCGCCGCCCGCCGCACCGATTTCCTACGAGATCCCCGTCGCGACCTGGGATTGGGACGTCGACGCCGGCGACACGAGCGTTCCAGCCAACCAGGGCGGCCCCGGCTTCACCGGAGTGGGATGGGGGACCCGCAACGAAGGACCGGTGCTCGGCAGCCCCGAGGCCGTCCGCGGCGGCACCGCCCGGCTGTACCTTCCCGACTGGCCCCCCACCCTGCGGCAGGCCGGCGAGAACTGGAATACCTCCTTCAACTACATGGCCGGCGCGCTCTTGTACGAGAGCCTGCTGAGCATGAACCCCTTCACGCTTCAGCCGACGCCGGCGCTCGCGACGCACTGGTGGGTCTCCGAAGACAAGACGACCTACCGCTTCCGATTGAACCCGATGGCGCGGTTCAGCAACGGAGAAGAAGTCACCGCGAACGACGTCGTGGCGTCGTGGAAGCTGCGCGTCGACCCGGGGCTCCGCGAGCCGTCATCGGTCATGACTTTCGGCAAGCTGCACGAGCCGACGGTGCTCTCGAAATACATCGTCGAAGTGAAGGTCAAAGAAGAGAGCTGGCGAAACTTCTTGTACTTCTCCGGCATGACGGTCTTCCCGGCGAGTTCGATCGGCGACATCACGGGAGAAGAGTACCTCGACCGTTATCAGTTCGACTACGTACCCGGCTCCGGCCCGTACATCATCCACAAGGCCGACATCGACCAGGGGAAGTCGATCACCCTCCGGCGACGCGACGACTACTGGGACGAGAACAACCCCACGCGCCGTGGCACGTACAACATCGAAAACTACGAGTACGCGATCGTGAAGGACCCGGGCCTCGCCTTCGAGAAGGTGAAGAAGGGGGAGCTCGACATCTACACGGTGTCCAAGGCGCAATGGTGGGCCGAAGAGGTTCCCAAGATCGACGCCGTGAAACGCGGGATGTTGCAGCCCCGCAAGATCTGGAACGACCGGCCCATGGGCACCTCGGGAATCGCGATCAACATGCAGAAGCTCGGGCTCTCGGATTTGCGGGTGCGGCGCGCGCTCCAGTTTCTCTACAACCGCGAGCTGATGATCGAGAAGCTGTTCTTCGGCGAATACTCTCCTCTCGACAGCTACTACCAGGGCGGCGTCTACCAGAACCCGGACAACCCCCACATGCCGTACGACCCCCTCGCGGCGGTCGAGCTCCTCGAAGAGGCCGGGTGGACCGAGATCAACCCGGCCGGCTACCGGGTGAAGGACGGTCAGGAACTGCGATTCAACCTCGTCTACTCGAGCTCGCAGCTCGAGCCGAGTCTCACCCTGTTCCAGGAAGATGCCAAGCAGGCAGGCTTCGCCATCGACCTCCAGCTCCTTACGCCGGCGGCACTCTGGAAGGCACTCCAACAAAAGGAGTACCAGCTCTCGTCCATCGCCTGGGGCGCGCTCGTGTTCCCGAATCCCGAGACCTCGTTCTCGAGTGACCTCGCCGACAAGCACGGCAACAACAACATCACTGCGTTCAAGAACGACCGGGTCGATGCGCTCTGCGAAGAGTACGACACCGAGTACGATGTGGCCCGACGAATCGAGATCATCCGCGAGGTCGACGGGCTCGTGTACGAACAGCAGCCATACATCCTCGGCTGGTACCTCGCACCGCTCCGACTCCTGTACTCGAACAAGTTCAAGATGCCCGCGTGGGGGATCGGTCCGCTGACCGACGGGAGCGAAGAACATTACCTGTGGTGGATCGACCCTGAGCAGGAAAAGCTCGTAGACGAAGCGCGGCGCGACACGAGCAAGTCTCTGCCTCTCCTCCCCGTCGAGAACCGCTACTGGCAGGAGTGGCACAAGCACCAGGACGGCTGA
- a CDS encoding phosphotransferase family protein produces MATNPLAGDTDLLDASGDVRPDERLDEARLEEFLRAQVPDLSGKMEVRQFHGGHANLTYDLRFGHREMVLRRPPLGPVAPKSHDMRREYKALAALAPLFEHSPRPVVLCEDESVIGAIFFVMERSRGIVVRQTWPEALGEEPALRRRMAESLVDALADLHSVDTARPEIAALGRPEGFVERQVKGWHGRWDRARTRDIPLMDELATWLAGRIPAPERVSVLHNDYKLDNAMFSLEDPGRLVAIFDWDMTSLGDPLVDLGTLLGYWSEAADETPRGTGGSVTMLPGFPSRAEVAERYAARTGTNLQHLPWFETFALFKTAVVLEQIYVRFVKGQTQDERFKALGEFVPQLAKAAQACAGGL; encoded by the coding sequence ATGGCTACGAATCCCCTCGCTGGCGACACCGATCTTCTCGACGCTTCGGGCGACGTCCGTCCTGACGAACGTCTCGACGAGGCTCGACTGGAGGAATTCCTTCGCGCGCAGGTCCCCGATCTGAGCGGGAAGATGGAGGTTCGACAGTTCCACGGTGGGCACGCGAACCTGACGTACGATCTCCGGTTCGGACACCGCGAAATGGTCTTGCGCCGGCCGCCCCTCGGTCCGGTGGCGCCGAAGTCGCACGACATGCGGCGGGAGTACAAGGCACTCGCAGCGCTGGCCCCGCTCTTCGAGCACTCGCCGCGTCCCGTCGTGCTGTGCGAGGACGAGAGCGTCATCGGCGCGATCTTCTTCGTGATGGAGAGGTCGCGGGGGATCGTGGTTCGCCAGACGTGGCCGGAAGCGCTCGGCGAGGAGCCGGCCCTGCGACGTCGGATGGCCGAGTCGCTCGTCGACGCGCTGGCAGACCTGCACAGCGTCGATACCGCTCGTCCCGAGATCGCGGCGTTGGGTCGCCCCGAAGGTTTCGTCGAGCGACAGGTGAAGGGCTGGCACGGACGTTGGGACCGTGCGCGGACCCGCGACATCCCGCTCATGGACGAGCTTGCAACGTGGCTCGCCGGGCGGATCCCCGCGCCGGAGCGCGTGAGCGTTCTGCACAACGACTACAAGCTCGACAACGCGATGTTCTCGCTCGAGGATCCGGGCCGCCTCGTCGCGATCTTCGATTGGGACATGACGAGTCTGGGCGATCCGCTGGTCGATCTCGGGACTCTCCTCGGTTACTGGTCCGAAGCCGCGGACGAGACGCCGCGCGGAACGGGCGGCAGCGTGACGATGCTTCCGGGATTCCCATCGAGAGCGGAAGTCGCCGAACGGTATGCGGCGCGGACCGGCACGAACCTTCAGCATCTCCCTTGGTTCGAGACGTTCGCCTTGTTCAAGACGGCCGTCGTCCTCGAACAGATCTACGTCCGGTTCGTGAAGGGTCAGACGCAGGACGAGCGCTTCAAGGCGCTCGGCGAGTTCGTACCGCAGTTGGCGAAAGCCGCTCAGGCCTGCGCAGGCGGGCTCTAG
- a CDS encoding SGNH/GDSL hydrolase family protein, which translates to MTFVQTLWFWGKIVLVLLLIDILLFRVGWFWEFKREHLAGAGLGQTEYLHGVTGRLATHNPARPLAVAIGNSVVRMTAAEGTINRALRRSKAGTKFLNLGVDSSHTDDAALMLNVAREAEPWLVIYGLAYRDFMPRTKKSLVRHSLIDSTFDVPTMKPASIDERLSRFVRSHWRLYHHREFVRAILAQEWATLTGSFPAAAWAAEHPRALGAAGAAFPPQFLASASWPAWQRWNQSRSFADYEAYLATRGRLATVYKKRRAKPFDLESSPQLAALEWMLRRTKETGARMILAYFPENPVFRDPEAAAYFNPELSDRLAALLEREAARFGAQFVDLRALLPAEDFVDLQHTNLRGSLKINRTLTRLVDQEARAAASSEAITGSVR; encoded by the coding sequence ATGACCTTCGTGCAAACCCTGTGGTTCTGGGGCAAGATCGTCCTGGTCCTACTCCTGATCGACATCCTGCTGTTTCGCGTCGGGTGGTTCTGGGAGTTCAAACGCGAGCACCTGGCCGGCGCCGGCCTCGGGCAGACGGAGTACCTCCACGGCGTTACCGGTCGACTGGCCACTCATAATCCTGCGCGGCCCCTGGCCGTGGCGATCGGGAACTCCGTCGTTCGGATGACGGCGGCCGAGGGGACGATCAACCGGGCCCTCAGACGGTCGAAGGCGGGGACGAAGTTCCTGAACCTCGGCGTCGACTCGAGCCATACCGACGACGCCGCCCTGATGCTGAACGTGGCACGCGAGGCGGAGCCGTGGCTCGTGATCTACGGCTTGGCCTATCGCGACTTCATGCCTCGCACGAAGAAGTCCCTCGTCCGGCACAGCTTGATCGACTCGACGTTCGATGTCCCGACGATGAAACCCGCATCGATCGACGAGCGGCTCTCCCGTTTCGTCCGCTCACACTGGCGGCTCTACCACCACCGGGAGTTCGTACGCGCGATTCTCGCGCAGGAGTGGGCGACGCTGACCGGCTCGTTTCCGGCAGCCGCCTGGGCCGCAGAACATCCGCGCGCGCTCGGAGCCGCCGGTGCAGCCTTTCCACCCCAGTTCCTGGCGTCTGCATCCTGGCCGGCCTGGCAGCGCTGGAACCAGTCCCGGTCGTTCGCAGACTACGAGGCCTATCTCGCCACGCGCGGCCGACTCGCCACCGTCTACAAGAAGCGTCGGGCAAAACCGTTCGACCTCGAATCCAGCCCTCAACTCGCGGCCCTCGAGTGGATGCTCCGCCGAACAAAGGAAACAGGCGCGCGGATGATCCTCGCGTACTTCCCGGAGAACCCTGTATTTCGCGATCCGGAGGCAGCCGCGTACTTCAACCCGGAACTCTCGGATCGGCTCGCGGCCCTCCTCGAGCGTGAGGCCGCGCGCTTCGGAGCCCAATTCGTCGACCTACGGGCCCTACTCCCGGCAGAGGACTTCGTGGACCTTCAGCATACGAACCTCCGCGGGAGCCTAAAGATCAACCGGACCCTGACTCGCCTCGTCGACCAAGAGGCGCGAGCCGCGGCGTCTTCGGAAGCGATAACCGGGTCCGTGCGGTGA